The sequence below is a genomic window from Sorangiineae bacterium MSr12523.
GCGCGCGATCATCGCCGATGACGATGCCGACCACCGTCGGCTGCTCGCCAGCGTGATCCGACGTGCTGGCTTCGAGGTGCTCGAAGCTCAAAACGGCGAAGAACTGCTCGATATGTACGATGGGCAGCATCCACCCGATGTCATCGTGACCGATCTCATGATGCCTCGGGTGTCGGGATTCGGTGTCATCGAAAAGCTGCGCGATCTCGAATCGAGCGTGCCCATCGTTCTCGTCAGCGCCGTTGGCGACGACAACATGGACATCCTCGCACGCGACCTGGGCGCGGCGGCGATGGTGCACAAGCCGTTCGACTTTGCCGTGCTTCGCGACCTCGTCGTTCGCATCGCGCACGGAGCGGGTGGCACATCCGCTGCAACCAATACGACTACCAGATGAAGCATCACGGATTGCGTACCGGTTGAAACGTTCGGGGGGATTCGCGTTGGGGGTTTGGTCAGGGCCGTTTTGGAAGTGGGGTCCCGTCATGAATCCAAGTGTCAGCAGCGATCAAACGAAGAAGAACGACGTCGCCACGGCAGCCGCACCCGCACCTGCGGTGCCGCGCCCTTCGGCACCGGAGGTCGAGGAGCGCACCGACGTGGTCGACACGCCGACGCTCGTCTTGGTTCTGAACGGCCTCGTCGAAGTCGCATTGGATGGTGGGCGCATGTTCTCGCTCGCCGCCGGCGATGCG
It includes:
- a CDS encoding response regulator, translating into MVAPAARIAARRRQVANNEGGDKRIGPPKRAIIADDDADHRRLLASVIRRAGFEVLEAQNGEELLDMYDGQHPPDVIVTDLMMPRVSGFGVIEKLRDLESSVPIVLVSAVGDDNMDILARDLGAAAMVHKPFDFAVLRDLVVRIAHGAGGTSAATNTTTR